A window of Hyperolius riggenbachi isolate aHypRig1 chromosome 1, aHypRig1.pri, whole genome shotgun sequence contains these coding sequences:
- the GADD45B gene encoding growth arrest and DNA damage-inducible protein GADD45 beta: MTLEDDDICDNHNYKMHPVASALEKVLLAAQIQDSLTVGVYESAKLMDRDPDSVVLCLLAADPEDGQDVALNIHFTLIQAFCCDNDINIVRVSGLQRLSEILQPVTQPHSEPLDLHCILVSNPHNNPWKCSGLDEVFNYCAECRSRNQWIPFMSLMER; encoded by the exons ATGACATTGGAGGACGACGATATCTGTGACAATCACAACTACAA GATGCATCCTGTCGCTTCTGCACTGGAAAAGGTCCTCCTAGCAGCCCAGATCCAAGACTCACTGACTGTTGGAGTGTATGAATCTGCCAAGCTTATGGATCG AGATCCTGACAGTGTGGTACTGTGTCTTCTAGCAGCAGATCCAGAAGATGGACAGGATGTTGCCTTAAACATTCACTTCACGCTCATACAAGCTTTCTGCTGTGACAATGACATTAACATTGTGAGAGTGTCAGGCCTGCAACGCTTGTCAGAAATTCTTCAGCCCGTTACTCAACCACACTCTGAGCCCTTAGACCTTCACTGCATCCTTGTCTCA aATCCTCACAACAATCCATGGAAGTGTTCAGGTTTGGATGAGGTCTTCAATTACTGTGCTGAATGTAGATCCAGGAACCAATGGATTCCCTTCATGTCACTTATGGAGCGGTGA